Proteins from one Thioalkalivibrio sp. XN279 genomic window:
- a CDS encoding SDR family oxidoreductase: MKRERIVITGGGSGLGRALALEYARAGWRVAVLDRNRAAAESVASEVEAAGGKSLALACDVTDPDAVGHAATAIGRGWHGLDVLVNNAGIAGSGTVADTPAEDWRRIMEVNFFGVVTTSRAFLPTMIRAGSGHVVNIASAAGFVSAPGMAAYNASKAAVISLSESMRVELSAHRIGVSVACPSFFRTNLLEEFSGSEASRQYALKLMEKSPISADDVARFIRRGVRKKEFMLVPHAEARRILLLKRYAPDLFFTAVRKGAAKFLEAQAKSKRT, encoded by the coding sequence ATGAAAAGAGAAAGAATCGTCATCACCGGAGGCGGCAGCGGCCTCGGGCGCGCGCTGGCGCTGGAGTACGCGCGGGCAGGCTGGCGCGTCGCCGTGCTGGATCGCAATCGCGCCGCCGCCGAGAGCGTGGCTTCCGAGGTCGAGGCGGCGGGCGGGAAGTCGCTGGCGCTGGCCTGCGACGTCACCGACCCGGACGCGGTAGGCCATGCCGCCACCGCTATCGGGCGCGGCTGGCACGGCCTCGACGTGCTGGTGAACAACGCCGGCATCGCGGGATCGGGCACGGTGGCGGACACGCCCGCCGAAGACTGGCGCCGCATCATGGAGGTGAACTTCTTCGGCGTGGTCACCACCAGCCGCGCCTTCCTGCCGACCATGATCCGCGCCGGCTCCGGGCATGTGGTCAATATCGCCTCGGCGGCGGGCTTCGTCTCGGCGCCCGGCATGGCGGCCTACAATGCTTCCAAGGCGGCGGTCATCTCCCTTTCCGAGTCCATGCGCGTCGAGCTGTCCGCCCACCGCATCGGCGTCAGCGTCGCCTGCCCCTCCTTTTTCCGCACCAACCTGCTGGAGGAATTCAGCGGCAGCGAGGCGTCCCGGCAGTACGCGCTGAAGCTGATGGAGAAATCGCCCATCAGCGCGGACGACGTGGCACGCTTCATCCGCCGCGGCGTGCGCAAGAAGGAGTTCATGCTGGTCCCGCATGCCGAAGCGCGGCGCATACTGCTGCTGAAGCGCTACGCGCCGGACCTGTTCTTCACTGCCGTGCGCAAGGGCGCGGCGAAATTCCTCGAGGCCCAGGCAAAGAGCAAGCGCACATGA
- a CDS encoding histidine phosphatase family protein: MAVIHLIRHGQASFGKKDYDQLSALGRRQANALGSHLQRSRTPLDALLSGSMRRQRDTGTAILEVLGKRAPPDAVHEAFNEYDHVAVIRAYLPLFMERVGEPRGITRADVVSDPKLFEFAFRFMLKAWMDNLPHEQEGLGDWRDFCRGVGQGLSDALAAHGPKAHIGIVTSGGAIAAALRAVLGLSNKRTLSMNWSIYNASVTQLYYGRSQRHEDALLLGFNNVAHLELAGGRELVTFR, from the coding sequence ATGGCGGTTATCCACCTGATTCGACACGGCCAGGCGTCCTTTGGGAAAAAGGACTACGACCAGCTCTCCGCGCTGGGTCGCCGCCAGGCCAATGCGCTCGGCAGCCACCTGCAGCGCAGCCGCACGCCGCTGGACGCGCTGCTCAGCGGCTCGATGCGCCGGCAGCGCGACACCGGCACCGCCATCCTCGAGGTGCTGGGCAAGCGCGCGCCGCCCGACGCCGTGCACGAGGCGTTCAACGAATACGACCACGTCGCCGTGATCCGCGCCTACCTGCCGCTGTTCATGGAGCGCGTGGGCGAGCCGCGCGGTATCACGCGCGCGGACGTGGTGTCGGATCCCAAGCTGTTCGAGTTCGCCTTCCGCTTCATGCTCAAGGCGTGGATGGACAACCTGCCGCACGAGCAGGAGGGGCTGGGAGACTGGCGCGACTTCTGCCGCGGCGTGGGACAGGGCCTCAGCGACGCGCTGGCCGCGCACGGCCCCAAGGCGCACATCGGCATCGTGACCTCGGGCGGCGCCATCGCCGCCGCGCTGCGCGCCGTGCTGGGGCTGTCCAACAAGCGCACCCTGTCGATGAACTGGAGCATTTACAATGCTTCCGTCACGCAGCTTTACTACGGTCGCTCGCAGCGCCACGAGGATGCGCTGCTGCTCGGCTTCAACAACGTCGCCCACCTCGAACTCGCGGGCGGCCGCGAACTCGTCACCTTCAGGTAG
- a CDS encoding trans-acting enoyl reductase family protein, whose amino-acid sequence MNKPWMIYGANGYTGELIAREAVRRGHAPLLAGRNEEKVAALAGELGLEHRCFALEAPGAVDRGLAGMALVIHCAGPFSATARPMMDGCIRNGVHYLDITGEIAVFELAHQLHERARQAGVLLCPGVGFDVVPTDCLAATLKEALPGARRLALGFDSRGGMSPGTARTSVEGLAQGGRIRREGKLVPVPLAWRTRRIDFGDGEKLAMTIPWGDIATAWYSTGIPDIEVYLPAPPKLVARLRRLNWIRPLLGLGFVQAWLKGKVDRSVRGPDADKRARTPTSVWGEVTDGQGRVVSGRVRVANGYDVTVHASLGIAERVLEMRRVVGHLTPAQLVGKDFVEQLPGSTPIQVEGQGDD is encoded by the coding sequence ATGAACAAGCCATGGATGATCTACGGCGCCAACGGATACACCGGCGAGCTGATCGCGCGCGAGGCGGTGCGGCGCGGGCACGCGCCGCTGCTGGCCGGGCGCAACGAAGAGAAAGTCGCGGCCCTGGCCGGCGAGCTGGGGCTCGAGCACCGCTGTTTCGCGCTCGAGGCGCCGGGCGCGGTGGATCGCGGGCTCGCGGGCATGGCCCTGGTCATCCATTGTGCCGGTCCGTTCTCCGCCACCGCGCGGCCCATGATGGACGGCTGCATCCGCAACGGCGTGCATTACCTCGACATCACCGGCGAGATCGCCGTCTTCGAGCTGGCGCACCAGCTGCATGAGCGCGCCCGCCAGGCCGGCGTGTTGCTGTGTCCGGGCGTGGGCTTCGACGTGGTCCCCACGGACTGTCTCGCCGCCACCCTCAAGGAGGCCCTGCCCGGCGCGCGACGCCTCGCGCTGGGCTTCGATTCCCGCGGCGGCATGAGCCCCGGCACGGCGCGGACTTCGGTCGAGGGCCTGGCCCAGGGCGGCCGCATCCGGCGCGAAGGCAAGCTCGTGCCGGTGCCGCTGGCGTGGCGCACGCGCCGCATCGATTTCGGCGACGGCGAGAAGCTCGCCATGACCATTCCCTGGGGCGACATCGCCACGGCCTGGTATTCCACCGGCATACCGGACATCGAGGTCTACCTGCCGGCACCGCCGAAGCTGGTCGCGCGGCTGCGGCGGTTGAACTGGATCCGGCCGCTGCTCGGCCTGGGCTTCGTGCAGGCTTGGCTCAAGGGCAAAGTCGACCGCAGCGTGCGCGGGCCTGACGCCGACAAGCGCGCCCGCACCCCGACTTCCGTCTGGGGCGAGGTGACGGACGGCCAGGGCCGGGTGGTCAGCGGGCGCGTCCGCGTGGCCAACGGCTACGACGTCACCGTGCACGCTTCTCTGGGCATCGCGGAGCGCGTCCTGGAGATGCGCCGGGTGG